A window of Candidatus Neptunochlamydia vexilliferae genomic DNA:
CTGCCGCATCGAGGGAGGTTTTCACTGCCTCTTCCATCCGACGGACCGCATGTTTAAAGACCTCTTTTCCACCCATTTGGATGAAGTGCTCTTTTCCCTGGACCGTTTCGATCGATGCGGGGCGTTTTGATCCCCCTGCAGGCAACTTTAAGATTTCTGATTGCTCTCCATCCGACCCTAAGGTGACATTTTCAATGGTATATCCCTCTTTTGCATCACTAACAACACAAGCCGAGGCTCCATCTCCAAACAGGACGCAGGTGTTGCGATCTTCATAGTCGACGATCGAAGAGAGCTTTTCTGCTGCGATGATTAAAACATTTTTGTACATCCCTGACTCAACATAGGCTTTTGCCATGGAGAGGGCATAGATGTAGCCTGAGCAAGCGGCCTGCACATCCATCGCTGCAGCACCCGTTGCCCCGAGTCGATTTTGAATCAGGCAGGCGGTGCTGGGGAAGACATAGTCGGGGGTGAGGGTTGCCACCAAGATCAGATCGATCTCCTCAGCCTCAATGTTTCCATTTTCTAAGGCTCTTTTCGCAGCCTCATATCCCATATCAGAGGTGAACTCATCACTCGCTGCCAGGCGGCGCTCTTTCATCCCTGTGCGG
This region includes:
- a CDS encoding beta-ketoacyl-ACP synthase III, which translates into the protein MKSKAKIIGVGAYLPERVLSNQDLEKMVDTSDEWIISRTGMKERRLAASDEFTSDMGYEAAKRALENGNIEAEEIDLILVATLTPDYVFPSTACLIQNRLGATGAAAMDVQAACSGYIYALSMAKAYVESGMYKNVLIIAAEKLSSIVDYEDRNTCVLFGDGASACVVSDAKEGYTIENVTLGSDGEQSEILKLPAGGSKRPASIETVQGKEHFIQMGGKEVFKHAVRRMEEAVKTSLDAAGLKEEEISWMVPHQANLRIINALAKRFQVPNDHVYVTIHKYGNTSASSVGIALDELLKEKSVKRGERMVLFGFGAGLTWGAASLTCEVDRG